A window from Megalops cyprinoides isolate fMegCyp1 chromosome 8, fMegCyp1.pri, whole genome shotgun sequence encodes these proteins:
- the LOC118781931 gene encoding cholesterol side-chain cleavage enzyme, mitochondrial produces MIGQWHACSRSMAPCQSLWAVCGGTAVPARHQHSARLPLLRQSTFPEGSRTIKPFTEIPGLWKNGLANLYTFWKLDGFKNIHRIMLHNFNTFGPIYREKIGYYESVNIIKPEDAAILFKAEGHYPKRLMVEPWMSYREYRNRKRGVLLKDGEDWKSNRVILNKEVISPKVQENFIPLLDEVSQDFVARVQKKIEMSGKNQWTTDLSHELFKYALESVGSVLYGERLGLLLDYIDPEAQHFIDCISKMFRTTSPMLYIPSGLLRRLGSRVWKEHVEAWDGIFNQADRCIQNIYRQLSTHGSGKKYPGVLASLLMLDRLSIEDIKASITELMAGGVDTTSITLLWTLYELARYPDLQEELRSEIAAARAASQGDMAQMLKMVPLLKGALKETLRLHPVAVSLQRYITEEIVIQNYHIPAGTLVQLGLYAMGRDYRTFPRPEQYEPMRWQQMDTRHFRSLGFGFGPRQCLGRRIAETEMQLFLIHMLENFRFERQRQVDVRSTFELILLPEKPIMLTIKPLSDMK; encoded by the exons ATGATTGGGCAGTGGCATGCCTGCTCGCGATCCATGGCCCCGTGCCAATCTCTCTGGGCTGTGTGCGGTGGCACGGCTGTACCAGCCCGACACCAGCACAGCGCCAGGCTGCCCTTGCTAAGACAGAGCACTTTCCCAGAGGGCAGCAGGACCATCAAGCCCTTCACCGAGATCCCTGGGCTCTGGAAGAATGGGTTGGCCAACCTCTACACCTTCTGGAAACTGGATGGGTTTAAAAACATTCATCGTATCATGCTCCACAACTTCAACACCTTTGGACCCATTTATCG agagaaaaTCGGGTACTATGAAAGTGTGAACATCATCAAACCAGAAGACGCAGCCATACTGTTCAAAGCAGAGGGGCATTACCCCAAAAGACTGATGGTGGAGCCCTGGATGTCCTACAGAGAATACAGGAACCGCAAACGTGGTGTCCTACTCAA GGATGGAGAGGACTGGAAATCCAATCGGGTAATACTGAATAAGGAAGTGATTTCCCCAAAGGTACAGGAGAACTTTATTCCCCTGTTGGATGAGGTGAGCCAGGACTTTGTGGCACGAGTCCAGAAAAAGATTGAAATGAGTGGAAAGAACCAGTGGACCACTGACCTCTCCCATGAGCTCTTCAAATATGCACTGGAAT CGGTGGGCTCGGTGCTATACGGGGAACGCCTGGGGCTACTGCTGGATTATATTGACCCCGAGGCCCAGCACTTCATCGACTGCATCTCTAAGATGTTCAGGACCACCTCGCCCATGCTGTACATCCCTTCTGGCCTGCTACGCCGCCTGGGATCCAGGGTGTGGAAGGAGCATGTGGAGGCCTGGGATGGCATCTTCAACCAGG CTGACCGCTGTATCCAGAACATCTACAGACAGCTGAGTACACATGGTAGTGGGAAGAAGTACCCCGGGGTGCTGGCCAGCCTGCTGATGCTGGACAGGCTCTCCATCGAGGACATCAAGGCCAGCATCACTGAACTCATGGCCGGAGGGGTGGACACG ACCTCCATCACCCTGCTATGGACCCTGTATGAGCTGGCCAGATACCCCgacctgcaggaggagctgaggtCTGAAATCGCCGCGGCACGGGCAGCTTCACAGGGAGACATGGCCCAGATGCTGAAGATGGTGCCTTTGCTCAAAGGAGCCCTGAAGGAAACACTGAG GCTACATCCTGTTGCTGTTAGTCTGCAAAGGTACATAACTGAAGAAATAGTGATCCAAAACTACCACATTCCAGCCGGG ACCTTGGTCCAGTTGGGCCTGTACGCCATGGGCCGGGACTACCGCACCTTCCCCCGGCCGGAGCAGTACGAGCCCATGCGCTGGCAGCAGATGGACACCCGCCACTTCCGGAGCCTGGGGTTCGGGTTTGGCCCTCGGCAGTGCCTCGGCCGCAGGATCGCCGAGACGGAGATGCAGCTGTTCCTGATACAT ATGCTGGAGAACTTCAGGTTcgagaggcagagacaggtgGACGTGAGGAGCACCTTTGAGCTCATCCTTCTGCCTGAGAAGCCCATCATGCTGACCATAAAACCACTTTCGGACATGAAGTGA
- the LOC118782340 gene encoding photoreceptor-specific nuclear receptor-like → MEDHLSKISRLPSSSSPGESSVGSGSDDSRGAKSPPPGKALSPALLCKVCGDTSSGKHYGIYACNGCSGFFKRSVRRRLIYRCQAGTGMCPVDKAHRNQCQACRLKKCLQAGMNKDAVQNERQPRSTAQVRLDSMDMDTEKEHLATTREPTSSSSSSSSSSTCSVITRPHITSTITSSAPLQRCSSPQNNHRFMASLMTAETCAKLEPEDVDENIDVTSNEPERPSSEYHMSLYPSSSPENVYETSARLLFMSVKWAKNLPVFSNLPFRDQVILLEEAWSELFLLCAIQWSLPLDSCPLLSLPDLSPTLQGKTSFSSVDLRVLQEIFSRFKALTVDPTEFACLKAIVLFKPETRGLKDPEQVENLQDQSQVMLGQHIRAHYSSQPARYGKLLLLLPSLRFVGSERIELLFFHRTIGNTPMEKLLCDMFKN, encoded by the exons CAAAGAGCCCCCCTCCGGGAAAAGCCCTGAGCCCCGCCCTGCTGTGCAAAGTTTGCGGCGACACCAGCAGCGGGAAACACTACGGCATCTACGCCTGCAACGGCTGCAGCGGCTTCTTCAAGCGCAGCGTCAGGAGGAGGCTCATCTACAG GTGCCAGGCCGGTACGGGCATGTGCCCTGTGGACAAGGCCCATCGCAACCAATGCCAGGCCTGCCGACTGAAGAAGTGCCTTCAGGCTGGCATGAACAAAGATG cggTGCAGAACGAGCGACAGCCCCGCAGCACGGCGCAGGTGCGCCTGGACAGCATGGACATGGACACCGAGAAGGAGCACCTGGCCACCACGAGGGAGCCcacctcctcctcgtcctcctcttcctcctcctccacctgctcgGTCATCACCCGGCCCCACATCACCTCCACCATCAcctcctctgcccctctgcagCGCTGCTCCAGCCCCCAGAACAACCACCGCTTCATGGCCAGCCTGATGACGGCAGAGACCTGCGCCAAGCTGGAGCCTGAGGATG TTGATGAGAATATTGATGTGACAAGTAACGAACCGGAGAGGCCGTCCTCGGAGTACCACATGTCACTCTACCCTTCCAGCAGCCCGGAGAACGTGTACGAGACCTCTGCCCGCCTGCTCTTCATGTCCGTCAAGTGGGCCAAGAACCTGCCTGTCTTCTCCAACCTCCCCTTCAGAGACCAG GTGATCCTGTTGGAAGAGGCCTGGAGCGAGCTTTTCCTGCTCTGCGCCATTCAGTGGTCTCTCCCCCTGGACAGCtgtcccctgctctccctgcctgaCCTCTCCCCAACCCTGCAAGGAAAGACCAGCTTCTCCAGTGTGGACCTGCGGGTGCTGCAGGAGATCTTCAGCCGATTCAAGGCCCTCACCGTGGACCCCACTGAGTTCGCCTGTCTCAAGGCCATTGTCCTCTTCAAACCAG AGACCCGAGGTCTGAAAGACCCAGAGCAGGTGGAGAACCTGCAGGACCAGTCTCAGGTGATGCTGGGCCAGCACATCCGAGCTCACTACTCCAGCCAGCCTGCCAG GTACGGTAAGCTCCTGCTGTTGCTGCCCTCTCTTCGGTTTGTGGGCTCAGAGCGGATCGAGCTTCTCTTCTTCCACCGGACCATTGGGAACACACCCATGGAGAAGCTGCTGTGTGACATGTTCAAGAACTAG
- the stoml1 gene encoding stomatin-like protein 1: MFGKQSGYQYQSLPQRDSTPGLFTSTESFVQTQFRHQGHSFDYVPRVTDNDFTDRSQGWLSWICNLIVTFLVFTCTLITFPVSGWFVLKMVPNYQRIVVFRLGRVRPPKGPGVVLILPLIDQWQRVDLRTRAFNIPPCKVTTKDGGLVSVGADIQFRIWSPVMSVVAVQDLNTSTRLTAQNAMTYSLGKKTVKEIQTEKVKLGEHLGTDINEMTRPWGLEVDRVELTVESVLKGPDESLTGPVILPPSVPGLEGITGPIQQLAMHFLANSGPSQPPAGHTHVSSGDTVSFVDEQGPRAPTAERKMNVEELLRAVELFLSEQLVSQVGACFQFHISLHDGQIKSYYVDLSKGRGAVGVGTLAGVPDVALQMSEEDLLALFEGKLRPYAAYTSGRLKVQGDLRTAMKLEELIKLMRQQ; this comes from the exons ATGTTCGGGAAACAATCGGGATATCAATACCAGTCTCTTCCGCAGAGAGACTCAACACCTGGCCTCTTCACCTCTACCGAGAGCTTTGTACAGACACAGTTTAGACATCAGGGGCATTCGTTCGACTATGTCCCCAGAGTCACGGACAACGATTTCACAG ACAGATCTCAAGGATGGTTGTCCTGGATTTGCAACTTGATCGTCACTTTCCTCGTGTTTACATGCACCTTAATAACATTCCCCGTTTCCGGCTGGTTCGTACTGAAA ATGGTGCCCAATTACCAGAGGATAGTTGTGTTTCGACTGGGCCGAGTCCGTCCCCCGAAAGGACCCGGTGTAGTTCTGATTCTGCCCCTGATTGATCAGTGGCAGAGAGTGGACTTGCGGACAAGGGCTTTCAACATCCCACCCTGCAAG GTGACCACTAAGGACGGTGGGCTGGTGTCAGTGGGGGCTGATATCCAGTTCCGTATCTGGAGCCCGGTGATGTCTGTGGTGGCGGTGCAGGACCTAAACACCTCCACCCGGCTCACAGCACAGAACGCCATGACCTACAGCCTGGGCAAAAAGACTGTGAAAGAGATCCAGACTGAGAAGGTCAAACTGGGCGAACATCTTGGA ACAGACATCAACGAGATGACTCGACCATGGGGGCTGGAGGTGGACCGTGTGGAGCTGACTGTTGAGTCTGTGTTGAAGGGCCCTGATGAGTCCCTCACTGGCCCCGTCATCCTGCCGCCCTCGGTGCCTGGGCTGGAGGGGATAACTGGCCCCATTCAGCAGCTGGCCATGCACTTCCTCGCAAACAGCGGACCCTCCCAGCCCCCTGCGGGCCACACGCACGTGTCCTCGGGGGATACGGTGAGCTTCGTGGATGAGCAGGGCCCCCGGGCCCCCACGGCGGAGAGGAAGATGAACGTGGAGGAGCTGCTGCGTGCTGTGGAGCTCTTCCTCTCTGAGCAACTGGTGAGCCAGGTGGGGGCCTGCTTCCAGTTCCACATCAGCCTCCACGATGGCCAGATCAAGAGCTACTATGTGGATCTGAGCAAAG GTAGAGGGGCGGTGGGAGTGGGGACGCTGGCAGGAGTGCCAGACGTCGCCCTGCAGATGAGTGAAGAGGACCTGCTGGCTTTATTCGAGGGAAAACTGCGCCCCTACGCAGCCTACACCAGTGGAAGACTGAAGGTCCAAGGTGACCTGCGGACAGCCAtgaagctggaggagctgatCAAGCTCatgaggcagcagtga